The Oncorhynchus keta strain PuntledgeMale-10-30-2019 unplaced genomic scaffold, Oket_V2 Un_contig_28512_pilon_pilon, whole genome shotgun sequence genome contains a region encoding:
- the LOC127923135 gene encoding uncharacterized protein LOC127923135, which yields MVYQYHGSRLTVIWYRFKHGSRLTVIWYRYKHGSRLKVIWYRFKHGSRLKVIWYRFKHGSRLKVIWYRFKHGSRLKVIWYRFKHGSRLKVIWYRFKHGSRLKVIWYRFKHGSRLKVIWYRFKHGSRLKVIWYRFKHGSRLKVIWYRFKHGSLLKVIWYRYKHGSQLKVIWYRFKHGSQLKVIWYRFKHGSQLKVIWYRFKHGSRLKVIWYRFKHGSRLKVIWYRFKHGSRLKVIWYRFKHGSHLKVIWYRFKHGSLLKVIWYRYKHGSQLKVIWYRFKHGSQLKVIWYRFKHGSRLKVIWYRFKHGSRLKVIWYRFKHGSHLKVIWYRVKHGSRLTVIWYRFKHGSHLKVIWYRFKHGSHLKVIWYRFKHGSQLKVIWYRFKHGSQLKVIWYRFKHGSQLKVIWYRFKHGSHLKVIWYRFKHGPRLTVIWYRVKHGSRLKVIWYRFKHGSHLKVIWYRFKHGSCLKVIWYRYKHGSRLKVIWYRFKHGPRLKVIWYRFKHGSQLKVIWYRFKHGSRLKVIWYRFKHGSQLKVIWYRFKHGSHLKVIWYRVKHGSRLKVIWYRFKHGSRLKVIWYWFKHGSQLKVIWYRFKHGSRLTVIWYRYKHGSRLKVIWYRFKHGSRLKVIWYRFKHGSRLKVIWYRFKHGSRLKVIWYRFKHGSRLEVIHRFKHGSHLKVIWYRYKHGSRLEVIWYRFKHGSQLKVIWYRVKHGSRLKVIWYRFKHGSRLTVIWYRVKHGPLRSSNMADSTQPSINTVGLRTRWLPDQAPSPGTQHQVSGKESSVPRERDNRSLGWQDPRRSWASRTTSHLSGSGTPTQSNNSLPGANTNSEPARKSPLHRTTSNNQQPSHTEVPPYGTSSQSPGIQSGDDSDSEPCWRSSLHRTNSFQTSSPWTIRPTVQNNPSHTEITLSATKSAPYRSNNPLCRTNSVQQKPSHAELTPYRTSSEPYRATSLQKRTSCLPQTSPAGVVLPPAPGTTTGATIVLKTTTPAFSSITIATKKISRTASLPGSRSYHSDETKVPGYKAPRPQSYHCNEARAQGYKTPRPQSYHCDEARVPGYKTPRPQSYHCDEARVPGYKTPRPQSYHCDEARVPGYKTPRPQSYHCDEARVPGYKTPRPQSYHCDEARVPGYKTPRPQSYHTNQARLSTTCTSVTQQDQVHHHDPTGNDPSSTPVTLRRKSTATIVKVTEHRRMTSEPVNRLNGRQSPVSSVSGDQPNDQGTAVHRRKATVIKVTEHRESYSPGQDARGVIRSSSRPSEYRHSYTEGVYRHTSPWQQSPWQQGAMNSNKNSVESLHSTPPSQYLLESSMDRIDRPNSALFLTPNKSTSSTTVALRDPEGSRGGGKPIQKSTLMLFINPPSPSSRETSIEKVGVERGGEERRARDRARRPASCYANVFGHTHPTEPCPVSETFTVKQDGPGNWSPETVTVKQAGPGNWSPETVTVKLAGPGNWSPETVTVKQAGPGNWSPETVTQAGPGNWSPETVTVKQAGPGNWSMGLPNQTQNSNIDPVRDWVKDTATSNSRLNTGDSSSSITARDREMCPPETESSRPEGRGTERGMCPPETESSRPEGRGTERGMCPPDTESSRPEGRGTEREMCPPETESSRPEGRGTERGMCPPETESSRPEGRGTERGMCPPETESSSPEGRGTERAGDLTQHPHQADARSSQPQPPAITLIKHQEPQSHQRSPEAVLALNAASVIAHIKLQRQLSLRKTTPRDLSTQASRSPTTPEGGKALVKDAGGCVRPRTDDNRLDPGETTRTTHHTTQIDVGFIPLNSDSDPETSKANIPSPREALERSRATLHQSALRAD from the exons ATGGTGTACCAGTATCACGGGTCTCGTCTGACGGTAATCTGGTACCGGTTTAAACACGGGTCTCGTCTGACGGTAATCTGGTACCGGTATAAACACGGGTCTCGTCTGAAGGTAATCTGGTACCGGTTTAAACACGGGTCTCGTCTGAAGGTAATCTGGTACCGGTTTAAACACGGGTCTCGTCTGAAGGTAATCTGGTACCGGTTTAAACACGGGTCTCGTCTGAAGGTAATCTGGTACCGGTTTAAACACGGGTCTCGTCTGAAGGTAATCTGGTACCGGTTTAAACACGGGTCTCGTCTGAAGGTAATCTGGTACCGGTTTAAACACGGGTCTCGTCTGAAGGTAATCTGGTACCGTTTTAAACACGGGTCTCGTCTGAAGGTAATCTGGTACCGGTTTAAACACGGGTCTCGTCTGAAGGTAATCTGGTACCGGTTTAAACACGGGTCTCTACTGAAGGTAATCTGGTACCGGTATAAACACGGGTCTCAGCTGAAGGTAATCTGGTACCGGTTTAAACACGGGTCTCAGCTGAAGGTAATCTGGTACCGGTTTAAACACGGGTCTCAGCTGAAGGTAATCTGGTACCGGTTTAAACACGGGTCTCGTCTGAAGGTAATCTGGTACCGGTTTAAACACGGGTCTCGTCTGAAGGTAATCTGGTACCGGTTTAAACACGGGTCTCGTCTGAAGGTAATCTGGTACCGGTTTAAACACGGGTCTCATCTGAAGGTAATCTGGTACCGGTTTAAACACGGGTCTCTACTGAAGGTAATCTGGTACCGGTATAAACACGGGTCTCAGCTGAAGGTAATCTGGTACCGGTTTAAACACGGGTCTCAGCTGAAG GTAATCTGGTACCGGTTTAAACACGGGTCTCGTCTGAAGGTAATCTGGTACCGGTTTAAACACGGGTCTCGTCTGAAGGTAATCTGGTACCGGTTTAAACACGGGTCTCATCTGAAGGTAATCTGGTACCGGGTTAAACACGGGTCTCGTCTGACGGTAATCTGGTACCGGTTTAAACACGGGTCTCATCTGAAGGTAATCTGGTACCGGTTTAAACACGGGTCTCATCTGAAGGTAATCTGGTACCGGTTTAAACACGGGTCTCAGCTGAAGGTAATCTGGTACCGGTTTAAACACGGGTCTCAGCTGAAGGTAATCTGGTACCGGTTTAAACACGGGTCTCAGCTGAAGGTAATCTGGTACCGGTTTAAACACGGGTCTCATCTGAAGGTAATCTGGTACCGGTTTAAACACGGGCCTCGTCTGACGGTAATCTGGTACCGGGTTAAACACGGGTCTCGTCTGAAGGTAATCTGGTACCGGTTTAAACACGGGTCTCATCTGAAGGTAATCTGGTACCGGTTTAAACACGGGTCTTGTCTGAAGGTAATCTGGTACCGGTATAAACACGGGTCTCGTCTGAAGGTAATCTGGTACCGGTTTAAACACGGGCCTCGTCTGAAGGTAATCTGGTACCGGTTTAAACACGGGTCTCAGCTGAAGGTAATCTGGTACCGGTTTAAACACGGGTCTCGTCTGAAGGTAATCTGGTACCGGTTTAAACACGGGTCTCAGCTGAAGGTAATCTGGTACCGGTTTAAACACGGGTCTCATCTGAAGGTAATCTGGTACCGGGTTAAACACGGGTCTCGTCTGAAGGTAATCTGGTACCGGTTTAAACACGGGTCTCGTCTGAAGGTAATCTGGTACTGGTTTAAACACGGGTCTCAGTTGAAGGTAATCTGGTACCGGTTTAAACACGGGTCTCGTCTGACGGTAATCTGGTACCGGTATAAACACGGGTCTCGTCTGAAGGTAATCTGGTACCGGTTTAAACACGGGTCTCGTCTGAAGGTAATCTGGTACCGGTTTAAACACGGGTCTCGTCTGAAGGTAATCTGGTACCGGTTTAAACACGGGTCTCGTCTGAAGGTAATCTGGTACCGGTTTAAACACGGGTCTCGTCTGGAGGTAATCCACCGGTTTAAACACGGGTCTCATCTGAAGGTAATCTGGTACCGGTATAAACACGGGTCTCGTCTGGAGGTAATCTGGTACCGGTTTAAACACGGGTCTCAGCTGAAGGTAATCTGGTACCGGGTTAAACATGGGTCTCGTCTGAAGGTAATCTGGTACCGGTTTAAACACGGGTCTCGTCTGACGGTAATCTGGTACCGGGTTAAACACGGGCCTCTGAGGAGCTCCAATATGGCCGACAG TACTCAACCCAGCATTAACACTGTGGGGCTCAGAACCAGGTGGCTtcctgaccaggctccttcccccggtactcaacaccag GTCTCAGGCAAGGAAAGCTCAGTCCCAAGGGAGAGGGACAACAGGTCTTTAGGTTGGCAGGATCCGAGGAGAAGTTGGGCTAGCAGGACAACATCCCACCTCAGTGGTAGTGGGACTCCTACCCAGTCTAACAACTCCCTCCCCGGGGCTAACACTAACTCAGAGCCTGCCAGGAAGAGCCCTCTACACAGGACAACCAGCAACAACCAACAGCCTTCACACACTGAGGTTCCACCCTATGGGACCAGCTCACAGTCTCCTGGAATCCAATCTGGGGATGACTCAGACTCAGAACCCTGTTGGAGATCTTCTCTACACAGGACCAACAGCTTCCAAACGTCTTCTCCCTGGACGATCAGGCCAACAGTCCAAAATAATCCTTCACACACTGAGATAACCCTCTCTGCAACCAAATCTGCACCGTACAGGAGCAACAACCCTCTATGTAGGACAAACAGCGTCCAACAGAAACCCTCACACGCTGAGTTAACTCCTTATAGAACCAGCTCAGAGCCTTACAGAGCAACCTCTCTACAAAAACGAACAAGTTGTCTTCCACAAACTTCTCCTGCTGGGGTAGTATTACCCCCGGCCCCTGGGACCACTACAGGTGCTACCATCGTCCTGAAGACAACTACACCAGCCTTCTCCTCCATTACCATTGCCACCAAGAAGATCTCCAGGACGGCAAGCCTCCCTGGGTCTAGGAGCTACCACTCTGACGAGACCAAGGTCCCAGGATATAAAGCCCCTAGGCCCCAGAGCTACCACTGCAACGAGGCCAGAGCCCAAGGCTATAAAACCCCCAGGCCCCAGAGCTACCACTGCGACGAGGCCAGGGTCCCAGGCTATAAAACCCCTAGGCCCCAGAGCTACCACTGCGACGAGGCCAGGGTCCCAGGCTATAAAACCCCTAGGCCCCAGAGCTACCACTGCGACGAGGCCAGGGTCCCAGGCTATAAAACCCCCAGGCCCCAGAGCTACCACTGCGACGAGGCTAGGGTCCCAGGCTATAAAACCCCTAGGCCCCAGAGCTACCACTGCGACGAGGCCAGGGTCCCAGGCTATAAAACCCCCAGGCCCCAGAGCTACCACACAAACCAGGCCAGACTCTCCACCACCTGCACCTCTGTCACCCAGCAGGACCAGGTCCATCACCACGACCCCACCGGCAACGACCCCAGCTCCACCCCTGTCACCCTCAGGAGAAAGTCCACCGCCACCATAGTCAAAGTGACCGAGCACAGAAGGATGACCTCTGAACCTGTCAACCGACTGAACGGAAGGCAGAGCCCTGTTTCATCTGTGTCAGGTGACCAACCAAATGATCAGGGCACGGCGGTTCACAGGAGAAAAGCCACCGTCATAAAAGTGACCGAGCACAGAGAGAGCTACAGCCCAGGTCAGGATGCCAGAGGTGTGATCAGAAGCAGCAGTAGGCCGTCAGAGTACAGACACAGTTACACAGAGGGAGTGTACAGACACACATCCCCGTGGCAACAATCCCCGTGGCAACAAGGAGCCATGAATTCAAACAAGAACTCTGTGGAATCACTCCATAGTACCCCTCCCTCCCAGTACCTTCTAGAATCATCTATGGACAGGATAGACAGGCCCAACTCTGCTCTGTTCTTGACTCCAAACAAGTCCACCTCAAGCACTACAGTTGCCCTTAGGGACCCAGAGGGAAGCAGAGGTGGAGGGAAGCCAATACAGAAGTCTACCCTGATGCTGTTCATCaaccccccttctccctcttccagagAGACGTCCATAGAGAaggttggtgtagagagaggaggcgaAGAGAGACGGGCTCGGGACAGAGCCAGGAGACCAGCGAGCTGCTATGCTAATGTCTTTGGCCACACTCACCCGACAGAGCCATGCCCGGTCTCAGAGACTTTTACTGTTAAACAAGATGGACCCGGGAACTGGAGCCCAGAGACTGTTACTGTTAAACAAGCTGGACCTGGGAACTGGAGCCCAGAGACTGTTACTGTTAAACTAGCTGGACCTGGGAACTGGAGCCCAGAGACTGTTACTGTTAAACAAGCTGGACCCGGGAACTGGAGCCCAGAGACTGTTACACAAGCTGGACCTGGGAACTGGAGCCCAGAGACTGTTACTGTTAAACAAGCTGGACCCGGGAACTGGAGCATGGGACTTCCTAACCAGACCCAGAATTCTAATATTGACCCAGTGAGGGACTGGGTCAAGGACACTGCTACCAGCAACAGTAGATTAAACACTGGAGATTCTAGCTCTTCCATCACCGCTAGGGACAGGGAGATGTGTCCCCCAGAGAcagagtcctccagaccagagggaagagggactgagagagggatGTGTCCCCCAGAGAcagagtcctccagaccagagggaagagggactgagagagggatGTGTCCCCCAGATAcagagtcctccagaccagagggaagagggactgagagagagatgtgtcccCCAGAGAcagagtcctccagaccagagggaagagggactgagagagggatGTGTCCCCCAGAGAcagagtcctccagaccagagggaagagggactgagagagggatGTGTCCCCCAGAGACAGAGTCCTCCAGCCCAGAGGGAAGAGGGACTGAGAGAGCAGGAGATCTAACACAACATCCACACCAGGCAGATGCCAGGAGCAGCCAACCACAACCTCCAGCTATCACTCTCATCAAGCACCAAG AGCCCCAGTCACATCAGCGGTCTCCCGAGGCTGTCCTCGCCCTCAACGCTGCCTCCGTCATAGCTCATATCAAACTCCAGAGACAACTGAGCCTGAGGAAGACAACACCACGTGACCTTTCTACACAGGCCTCAAGGTCGCCCACAACACCGGAGGGGGGAAAAGCACTGG TGAAGGATGCTGGTGGTTGTGTGCGACCCAGGACTGATGACAACAGACTAGACCCTGGTGAGACCACCAGAACCACACATCACACAACCCAGATTGATGTTGGGTTTATTCCCCTGAATTCTGACTCTGACCCGGAAACAAGCAAAGCCAACATTCCATCACCCAGG GAGGCTCTGGAGCGATCCAGAGCCACACTTCATCAGTCAGCTCTCAGGGCagactga